In Limisalsivibrio acetivorans, one genomic interval encodes:
- the hemH gene encoding ferrochelatase, translated as MKDLLFAMYMGGPDSIEAIRPFLKNLFSDRTIIDFKIGTVPQNILAGIIAKSRSRKVAPLYEKMGGSSPQLRHMDSVLNKLKELYANTKGQELDVEIGMCYYHPYIEESLEKLNGREYNRVYLMTMYPQASYTTSGLCFKRFDEHLPKVNLKGNFKRIDHWHLNRDYNICLVKRIEEAAERLGKPVQECHILFSAHSLPEYTVKKGDVYTRHLREQIEYITGLLKTEKYSAAFQSRTGPVKWLGPETDKELERIYELNIDNIIVVPISFVSDHIETLIELDEEYLADFKNRGMNIVRTESLNDSDDFAEALLSVLENV; from the coding sequence ATGAAGGATCTTCTATTTGCCATGTATATGGGAGGGCCGGACAGCATAGAGGCTATCCGCCCCTTCCTTAAAAACCTCTTTTCAGACCGGACTATCATCGACTTCAAGATCGGAACCGTCCCCCAGAATATCCTTGCGGGGATAATCGCAAAGAGCCGCTCCAGAAAGGTGGCCCCCCTTTACGAAAAGATGGGTGGTTCCTCCCCTCAGCTTAGGCATATGGACTCCGTTCTTAATAAGCTGAAGGAGCTGTATGCAAATACCAAGGGGCAAGAACTCGATGTTGAGATAGGGATGTGCTACTACCACCCCTATATAGAGGAGTCTCTGGAGAAACTGAACGGCAGGGAATACAACCGTGTATACCTGATGACCATGTATCCCCAGGCCTCCTATACAACCAGCGGCCTCTGTTTCAAGCGCTTCGATGAACACCTTCCAAAGGTTAACCTCAAAGGAAACTTTAAACGGATAGACCACTGGCATCTAAACAGGGATTACAACATCTGCCTTGTCAAACGCATAGAGGAAGCAGCCGAAAGACTGGGCAAGCCTGTACAGGAGTGCCACATACTCTTCTCCGCACACTCACTCCCCGAATACACTGTTAAGAAGGGGGATGTCTATACACGCCATTTGCGTGAGCAGATAGAATATATCACAGGGCTTCTTAAGACGGAGAAATACTCCGCCGCATTCCAGAGCAGAACCGGCCCCGTCAAGTGGCTGGGACCGGAGACGGACAAGGAGCTGGAAAGGATCTACGAGCTTAATATCGACAATATAATCGTGGTTCCCATATCTTTCGTTTCGGACCATATCGAAACTCTCATCGAGCTGGACGAAGAATACCTTGCAGACTTCAAAAACCGTGGTATGAATATTGTTCGAACGGAGAGCCTCAACGATTCGGATGATTTCGCCGAAGCTCTCCTGAGCGTTTTAGAAAACGTATAG
- the serA gene encoding phosphoglycerate dehydrogenase, whose translation MANFDVLITAHISEQGVRILEESGDINVDIKADINAEDLKQIIGNYDAVITRSGTTVTEDLLENPGKLKIIGRAGVGLDNVDIEAASKKGIIVMNAPTGNTLAATELTMGMMLAAVRKIPAANNSVKHKEWNRKKFMGIQLYGRTLGIVGLGRIGGNVAIRSKSFGMKVVAFDPYIKKSRAEGLGVTLCESLDEVLEQADVITFHTPLTDETKNMITKEHIDKMKDDVVIVNCARGGIVNEDDLYDSVKSGKVFSAAVDVFMNEPLGDHKLLELDNIFVTPHIGANTSEGQRDVAILICEQIDNALHGRSYENAVNIPFMKSQLSIEMQKYFEMIEHMGHLVAQVIKGRVEKIEVTMVGSKFEEDFFERTFDIPFNYQPFTVAALRGYLEHSVRETVSYINASFIAKDRNIDVVETRTSSYGKFNDLLVIKATTDKEEKVVGGTVFPDGLGRVVVFDEFYLDMVSEGTYIYFKNHDKPGIVGRVGTVLGEHSINIAGFELSRMKGGMAVSFVSVDNEVSNEALKDLIDVDGIVEAKVVKF comes from the coding sequence ATGGCAAATTTCGATGTTCTCATCACCGCACACATATCCGAACAGGGTGTGCGAATCCTTGAGGAGAGCGGCGATATCAATGTAGATATCAAAGCGGACATCAACGCCGAGGATCTTAAGCAGATTATCGGCAACTACGATGCAGTTATAACACGCAGCGGAACCACAGTTACCGAGGATCTGCTTGAGAATCCCGGAAAGCTCAAGATAATCGGGCGTGCTGGTGTGGGTCTTGACAACGTTGATATTGAGGCGGCAAGCAAGAAGGGGATCATTGTAATGAATGCCCCCACAGGAAATACCCTCGCCGCCACAGAGCTTACAATGGGCATGATGCTCGCCGCTGTGCGTAAGATTCCGGCTGCAAACAACTCCGTTAAGCACAAGGAATGGAACCGCAAAAAATTTATGGGTATCCAGCTCTACGGAAGAACCCTCGGTATTGTCGGCCTCGGAAGGATAGGCGGAAACGTTGCTATCCGCTCCAAGAGTTTCGGCATGAAGGTCGTCGCCTTTGACCCCTACATCAAGAAGAGCAGGGCGGAAGGCCTTGGGGTTACCCTTTGTGAGAGCCTGGATGAAGTCCTTGAGCAGGCGGATGTTATCACCTTCCACACTCCGCTCACCGACGAAACCAAAAACATGATCACAAAAGAGCATATCGACAAGATGAAGGATGATGTCGTTATCGTTAACTGCGCCAGAGGGGGGATTGTTAACGAGGACGATCTCTACGATTCTGTTAAATCGGGCAAGGTTTTTTCTGCTGCTGTGGATGTGTTTATGAATGAGCCCCTTGGCGATCATAAACTTCTTGAGCTTGATAACATATTTGTTACCCCCCATATCGGTGCAAACACAAGCGAAGGTCAGCGGGATGTTGCCATACTTATCTGCGAGCAGATCGATAACGCCCTGCACGGACGTTCCTATGAGAATGCCGTTAACATACCTTTTATGAAGTCCCAGCTCAGCATAGAGATGCAGAAATACTTCGAGATGATAGAGCACATGGGGCACCTTGTTGCACAGGTTATCAAGGGAAGGGTGGAGAAGATCGAGGTCACCATGGTCGGCTCCAAGTTCGAGGAGGACTTTTTCGAACGTACCTTCGATATCCCCTTCAACTATCAGCCCTTCACCGTTGCCGCACTAAGGGGATACCTTGAGCACAGTGTTCGTGAGACAGTCTCATACATAAACGCATCCTTCATAGCGAAGGACAGGAACATTGATGTTGTGGAGACAAGAACATCCAGCTACGGCAAGTTCAACGATCTTCTCGTTATAAAGGCCACCACAGACAAAGAGGAGAAGGTTGTCGGAGGAACGGTATTCCCCGACGGTCTCGGCCGTGTGGTTGTCTTCGATGAGTTCTACCTTGATATGGTATCCGAAGGTACATACATATACTTCAAAAACCACGACAAGCCCGGCATCGTCGGAAGGGTTGGTACCGTTCTCGGCGAACACAGCATAAACATCGCAGGCTTCGAGCTCTCCCGTATGAAGGGGGGAATGGCTGTATCATTCGTATCTGTTGACAACGAGGTCAGCAATGAAGCCCTGAAGGATCTTATTGATGTTGATGGAATCGTGGAAGCGAAGGTTGTTAAGTTTTGA
- a CDS encoding HDOD domain-containing protein, producing MVTDSDTLKKILDSIRDFPPIPQTAFKVIQILKDQEFHVTDLVHCISKDMGLTTEILRLANSGLYNPSNQITTLKQAITYLGMNTVKDLVISLSSKSLYGSGNLRLLEQKLWEHSLTTAITARLTALRVDKKLAEQCFILGLLHDLGQLILGKEVQEYESIVAEAYNKELDLRELESEKLGFDHTEVGGLALEKWEMPAVFVDVVRWHHEPEKSSNETLAHLICFANNLIKSKHIGINNHYDEEKFNRSMEHLDLTEEDADEIESTLLDIFEKEKELFKV from the coding sequence ATGGTTACAGACAGCGACACACTGAAAAAGATACTGGATTCGATTAGGGATTTCCCCCCTATCCCGCAGACTGCATTCAAGGTTATCCAGATCCTCAAGGATCAGGAGTTCCATGTAACAGACCTTGTGCACTGCATATCAAAGGATATGGGGCTCACAACGGAGATCCTGAGGCTTGCAAACTCCGGCCTCTACAATCCTTCGAACCAGATAACAACGCTCAAACAGGCTATAACCTATCTGGGAATGAACACAGTTAAAGACCTTGTTATATCCCTCAGCTCAAAGAGCCTCTACGGCTCCGGAAACCTGCGTCTTCTCGAGCAGAAGCTTTGGGAGCATTCACTCACAACGGCTATCACCGCCAGACTCACTGCTCTCAGAGTTGATAAAAAACTTGCCGAGCAGTGCTTCATACTCGGCCTGCTCCACGATCTCGGGCAGCTTATACTGGGCAAAGAGGTTCAGGAGTACGAGAGCATTGTGGCAGAGGCCTACAACAAAGAGCTTGATCTGCGTGAGCTTGAGAGTGAAAAACTCGGCTTCGACCATACAGAGGTGGGCGGTCTCGCCCTTGAGAAATGGGAAATGCCCGCTGTTTTTGTGGACGTTGTACGGTGGCACCATGAGCCGGAAAAAAGCTCCAACGAAACACTGGCACATCTGATTTGCTTCGCAAACAACCTTATAAAGTCTAAGCATATCGGAATCAACAACCATTACGATGAAGAGAAGTTTAACCGCTCCATGGAGCACCTTGATCTGACAGAGGAGGACGCAGATGAAATCGAATCAACACTGCTCGATATTTTCGAAAAGGAGAAAGAGCTTTTTAAGGTTTAG
- a CDS encoding MBL fold metallo-hydrolase — MIRITIICDNYVDMLGLTAEHGFAALVEKDGHSLLFDTGQGKTLQNNLSELGFEGRVFDSAVITHGHYDHAGGLVEALRQGKPLAKTLYAHEYIFDNHCRTEKDGSTTFIGFDSTPEEVSKLYRLSLNSEKTEIAPGFYLCGQIPRYYDFDADKRLIAEIDGETVKDPFRDEQFLAVEDKGRLVILTGCTHSGVMNLVDHAQKLFPGKRITSIIGGLHLFKANDEQISEAIDYLKGEDIGTILTGHCTGIPAYAKLKQTFSDRVEMTKVGLVAEF, encoded by the coding sequence ATGATAAGAATAACAATTATATGCGATAACTATGTCGATATGCTTGGCCTCACAGCGGAGCACGGCTTTGCGGCCCTTGTGGAGAAGGACGGGCACTCCCTTCTTTTTGACACAGGACAGGGTAAAACCCTCCAGAACAACCTCTCGGAACTCGGCTTTGAGGGCAGAGTGTTCGACTCAGCGGTTATAACACACGGTCACTACGATCATGCAGGCGGTCTTGTTGAGGCTCTCAGGCAGGGTAAACCTCTGGCAAAAACCTTATACGCCCACGAGTATATATTCGATAACCACTGCCGAACAGAAAAAGATGGAAGCACAACCTTCATAGGTTTCGACAGCACACCCGAAGAGGTATCTAAGCTTTACCGTCTCTCACTTAACAGTGAAAAGACCGAGATCGCACCCGGATTCTACCTCTGCGGACAGATCCCCAGATACTACGATTTCGATGCGGATAAGCGACTGATTGCAGAGATAGACGGCGAAACCGTCAAAGACCCCTTCAGGGATGAACAGTTTCTTGCAGTTGAAGACAAAGGAAGGCTCGTTATCCTCACAGGATGCACCCACTCCGGCGTAATGAACCTTGTGGACCATGCACAGAAGCTCTTCCCCGGGAAAAGAATAACAAGCATCATAGGCGGCCTGCACCTCTTTAAAGCCAACGACGAGCAGATATCAGAGGCAATAGACTACCTCAAAGGGGAAGATATTGGCACAATACTCACCGGACATTGTACCGGTATTCCGGCCTATGCTAAGCTTAAACAGACCTTCTCAGATCGAGTTGAGATGACAAAGGTTGGGCTGGTGGCGGAGTTCTGA
- a CDS encoding secondary thiamine-phosphate synthase enzyme YjbQ: protein MTEIIVQTSSRSQLIDITKELKRLIRKNEWKDGLLAVWTPHTTAAITVNENADPDVPADITSFLNNKIPKNWGFSHMEGNSDAHIKSSLVGCSETIMVEDGKMLLGTWQGIFFCEFDGPRNRKVWVKFISNISM from the coding sequence TTGACAGAAATAATAGTTCAAACATCCTCACGCTCTCAGCTCATTGATATAACAAAAGAGCTTAAGCGTTTGATAAGAAAGAATGAGTGGAAGGACGGCCTTTTGGCCGTCTGGACACCGCACACCACAGCGGCGATCACCGTTAATGAGAATGCGGATCCCGATGTGCCCGCCGATATAACATCTTTCCTGAATAATAAGATCCCGAAAAACTGGGGCTTTTCGCACATGGAAGGGAACTCCGATGCACACATTAAATCAAGCCTTGTGGGTTGCAGTGAGACTATAATGGTCGAGGATGGAAAGATGCTCCTTGGAACATGGCAAGGAATCTTCTTCTGCGAGTTTGATGGTCCACGCAACCGGAAGGTGTGGGTAAAGTTTATTTCTAATATATCTATGTAA
- the hemE gene encoding uroporphyrinogen decarboxylase produces MAFNDLLIRTLEGQNSGRPPIWLMRQAGRYMAEYREIRSRVSFLELCKTPELACEVTLQPIEAFGLDSAILFSDILVPIEPMGVNLDFKPAPYIADPVRTLADAERMKVVNPAEDLKFIMDAIKLMVSKLNVPLIGFSGAPFTLACYMIEGEGSKNFLEVKKMMHNEEKAFRMLMEKLAESTAAYLQEQVKNGCPVVQMFDTWAGIVSPYEYEEFIYPYVKQVVDSVEGAHFIYFAKDSSSFYPVIKQLNCSALGVDWKITLEQADKALDSKFTLQGNMDPALLFADKATITKYAEKILAEGKNIKGHVFNLGHGIMPKTPVENVKHLVDLVKSSD; encoded by the coding sequence ATGGCATTTAACGATCTTCTAATAAGAACACTCGAAGGACAAAACAGCGGCAGACCCCCCATATGGCTCATGAGACAAGCTGGCAGATATATGGCGGAATACCGTGAGATAAGAAGCAGGGTAAGCTTCCTTGAGCTCTGCAAAACCCCCGAACTAGCCTGCGAGGTAACACTCCAGCCCATCGAGGCCTTCGGCCTTGATTCAGCCATCCTCTTTTCGGACATCCTCGTACCCATCGAACCGATGGGTGTGAACCTCGATTTCAAGCCCGCACCCTACATAGCAGACCCCGTCCGCACCCTTGCGGATGCCGAGCGCATGAAGGTTGTTAACCCGGCGGAGGATCTCAAGTTTATCATGGATGCCATCAAGCTTATGGTGAGCAAGCTGAACGTTCCGCTCATAGGCTTCTCCGGCGCACCCTTCACCCTTGCATGCTATATGATCGAAGGTGAAGGCTCCAAGAACTTCCTCGAAGTTAAAAAGATGATGCACAATGAGGAGAAGGCTTTCCGCATGCTCATGGAGAAGCTCGCCGAAAGCACAGCCGCATACCTTCAGGAGCAAGTCAAGAACGGCTGCCCCGTTGTTCAGATGTTCGACACATGGGCGGGAATCGTATCCCCCTATGAGTACGAGGAATTCATATACCCCTATGTTAAGCAGGTCGTGGACTCCGTAGAAGGGGCACATTTCATATACTTCGCCAAGGACAGCTCCTCATTCTACCCCGTTATCAAACAGCTTAACTGCTCCGCCCTCGGAGTGGACTGGAAGATAACCCTTGAGCAGGCGGACAAGGCTCTGGACAGCAAATTCACGCTCCAGGGGAACATGGATCCCGCCCTCCTCTTTGCGGACAAGGCGACGATCACGAAATACGCAGAAAAGATCCTCGCAGAGGGCAAAAACATCAAAGGGCATGTCTTCAACCTCGGCCACGGCATTATGCCGAAAACACCCGTTGAGAATGTTAAGCACCTTGTGGATCTTGTAAAATCCTCTGATTGA
- a CDS encoding UbiA-like polyprenyltransferase, translated as MEKLKTFLNMIKVEHTLFALPFAFTGMLLAADGLPSVMTVVWICVAVLGARSGAMGFNRIADAKIDAKNPRTAGRDIPSGKISMGEATLYTVISFGVYLFAAWMLNPLCLILSPIPLLIFILYSYTKRFTALCHIVLGVALGIAPIGAWVAVRGDVSFGIVLLGLGVMAWVAGFDIIYACQDIDFDRKEGLHSIPRYLGIEGSLILARIMHMAAFLLFLYTKYYFGLGWLYFAGILISGAIMVYEHRLLKPEDLSKLGMAFFNLNAYISLTVFIFTALDVFFISGG; from the coding sequence ATGGAAAAACTGAAAACATTTCTGAACATGATAAAGGTGGAGCATACGCTCTTCGCCCTCCCCTTCGCCTTTACAGGGATGCTCCTTGCTGCGGACGGGCTCCCATCTGTAATGACCGTTGTATGGATATGCGTAGCCGTTCTCGGTGCACGCTCCGGCGCCATGGGCTTTAACAGGATTGCAGATGCCAAAATAGACGCCAAGAATCCCCGTACAGCTGGACGTGATATACCTTCGGGAAAGATAAGCATGGGTGAGGCAACGCTCTATACGGTGATAAGCTTCGGTGTATACCTCTTTGCCGCCTGGATGCTGAACCCGCTCTGTCTGATACTCTCACCCATACCGTTGTTGATATTTATCCTGTATTCCTACACAAAGAGGTTCACCGCCCTCTGCCACATCGTCCTAGGCGTCGCCCTCGGCATTGCTCCCATTGGTGCATGGGTCGCTGTTCGCGGTGATGTTAGCTTCGGAATAGTACTTTTGGGGCTTGGTGTAATGGCATGGGTGGCTGGCTTCGATATCATCTACGCATGTCAGGACATCGATTTTGATCGTAAAGAGGGACTCCACTCGATCCCACGCTATCTGGGCATTGAGGGTTCGCTTATCCTTGCCCGCATAATGCATATGGCGGCCTTTCTCCTCTTTCTTTATACAAAGTATTACTTCGGCCTTGGTTGGCTATATTTTGCGGGGATCCTCATATCCGGCGCCATCATGGTATACGAACACAGGCTCCTGAAACCTGAAGATCTTTCCAAACTCGGTATGGCTTTCTTCAACCTTAACGCTTACATTAGTCTTACAGTGTTCATCTTTACGGCACTGGACGTATTCTTCATATCCGGAGGTTAG
- a CDS encoding UbiX family flavin prenyltransferase, translating into MRKVFLGITGASGALYGLKTAEELSRRDDTELHVCVTPDGYTNIRLETGEDASEEWLKNRFDAEIYDYRDFAASVSSGSFKVDHYVIAPASMGSVGRIASGVSSNLIERCADVAMKERRDLVVMFRETPLNDIHLENLLKLSRAGAVVMPAAPGFYHNPQNLDDLASFMTGKLFDILNIEHELFDRWEG; encoded by the coding sequence TTGCGAAAGGTTTTTCTCGGAATAACCGGAGCGAGCGGTGCGCTTTACGGCCTCAAAACCGCCGAGGAGCTCTCCCGCAGGGATGATACAGAGCTTCATGTCTGCGTAACACCGGACGGGTATACAAACATACGCCTCGAGACCGGTGAGGATGCCTCCGAAGAATGGCTTAAAAACCGTTTTGATGCAGAGATTTATGACTATCGTGACTTCGCCGCCAGCGTCTCAAGCGGCTCCTTCAAGGTTGATCATTACGTCATAGCACCCGCCAGCATGGGATCTGTGGGGCGTATCGCCTCGGGGGTCAGTTCAAACCTTATAGAGAGATGTGCGGATGTGGCCATGAAGGAGCGGCGTGATCTTGTCGTAATGTTCCGGGAAACCCCTTTGAACGATATACACCTAGAAAACCTGCTTAAACTTTCCAGAGCCGGAGCGGTTGTAATGCCCGCCGCACCGGGGTTTTATCATAATCCCCAAAATTTAGATGACCTCGCCTCCTTTATGACAGGGAAATTATTTGATATACTCAATATAGAACATGAGCTTTTTGACAGATGGGAAGGATAA